A genomic region of Salinibacter pepae contains the following coding sequences:
- a CDS encoding aminotransferase class V-fold PLP-dependent enzyme, protein MDLDRLRAETPGTDHVLHFNNAGAALPPQPVLDAQVTHLEREATIGGYEAAAEAEERLHHTYEAIAQMLGCAPDEVALLENATRAWDMAFYGLSFAPGDRILTSPSAYASNHIACLQVAERTGAAIEVLPHDEQGQVDVDALRSAMDDDVALIALTHVPTNGGLVNPAPEVGAVAADAGVPFLLDACQSAGQMPLPVDELGCTMLSATGRKYLRGPRGTGFLYVREDWIERIEPPLLDLHAATWTAPDAYEIHPDARRFENWESHVAGQVALGAAVDYALDRGLGAIFDRNQQLAHALRTRLADVPGVAVHAQGSVRCGITTFSAEQKDASTIQAALRTRDINTSVSPPSSTRLDAEARSLPELVRASVHYYNTEAEIDRFVTALRSVLSS, encoded by the coding sequence ATGGACCTCGATCGTCTCCGCGCCGAGACGCCCGGCACCGACCACGTTCTGCACTTCAACAACGCCGGGGCCGCCCTGCCGCCGCAGCCCGTCCTCGACGCGCAGGTCACGCACCTGGAGCGGGAGGCCACCATCGGCGGGTACGAGGCGGCGGCCGAGGCGGAGGAGCGCCTCCACCACACGTACGAGGCCATCGCCCAAATGCTGGGGTGCGCCCCCGACGAGGTGGCCCTCCTGGAGAATGCCACCCGCGCCTGGGACATGGCCTTTTACGGCCTGTCGTTCGCCCCCGGCGACCGCATTCTGACCTCCCCCTCCGCCTACGCGAGCAACCACATCGCCTGCCTGCAGGTGGCGGAGCGGACGGGCGCCGCCATTGAGGTGCTCCCGCACGACGAGCAGGGCCAGGTGGACGTGGACGCGCTCCGCTCAGCGATGGACGACGACGTGGCGTTGATCGCGCTCACCCACGTCCCCACCAACGGCGGGCTCGTAAACCCGGCCCCGGAGGTGGGCGCGGTGGCGGCCGACGCCGGCGTCCCCTTTCTGCTCGACGCGTGCCAGTCCGCCGGGCAGATGCCGCTGCCGGTCGACGAGCTCGGGTGCACCATGCTCTCGGCCACGGGGCGCAAGTACCTGCGGGGGCCGCGGGGAACCGGCTTCCTGTACGTGCGGGAGGACTGGATCGAGCGCATCGAGCCGCCCCTCCTCGACCTCCACGCCGCCACGTGGACCGCCCCCGACGCGTACGAGATTCACCCGGACGCCCGTCGATTTGAAAACTGGGAGAGCCACGTCGCCGGGCAGGTGGCCCTCGGGGCGGCCGTCGACTACGCCCTCGACCGGGGGCTGGGCGCCATCTTCGACCGCAATCAGCAGCTCGCCCACGCCCTCCGCACCCGCCTGGCCGACGTGCCCGGGGTTGCGGTCCACGCCCAGGGCAGCGTCCGGTGCGGCATCACCACGTTTAGCGCGGAGCAGAAAGACGCCTCAACAATCCAGGCCGCCCTCCGCACACGGGACATCAACACCTCGGTCTCCCCGCCCAGCTCCACCCGGCTCGACGCCGAGGCGCGGTCGCTCCCGGAGCTCGTCCGGGCGTCGGTCCACTACTACAATACGGAGGCCGAGATTGACCGCTTTGTGACCGCCCTCCGTTCGGTTCTTTCGTCCTGA
- a CDS encoding aldo/keto reductase, which produces MQSISFENGDEMPMIGLGTWKSPPGEVYEAVTTALEAGYRHVDCAPIYKNETEVGAALSDSFDAGVTRRDDVWVTSKLWNNAHDPDDVRPALEQTLADLQLDALDLYLIHWPVALQPEVDFPESPDDFVSPEAAPLTETWAAMEALKKDGLVRHIGVSNFSVPNLQMILDAGEVRPEMNQVEMHPYLPQPELVSFAEDHNIPITAYSPLGSGDRPDAMKADDEPTLMANPTINDIADRHGVSPAQVLLQWGVARGTVVIPKSTTPAHIKDNLAAADLNLSADELETIDNLDPKYRYLAGAAWTMEGSPYTQAGLWGEKQIR; this is translated from the coding sequence ATGCAGTCCATCTCGTTCGAAAACGGCGACGAAATGCCCATGATCGGCCTCGGCACCTGGAAGTCGCCACCGGGGGAGGTCTACGAGGCCGTGACGACGGCCCTGGAGGCCGGCTACCGCCACGTCGACTGCGCCCCCATCTACAAGAATGAGACTGAGGTCGGCGCGGCCCTGAGCGACTCGTTCGACGCGGGTGTGACCCGGCGGGACGACGTATGGGTCACCTCGAAGCTCTGGAACAACGCCCACGACCCGGACGACGTCCGGCCCGCCCTCGAACAGACCCTTGCGGACCTCCAGCTCGATGCCCTCGACCTGTACCTCATCCACTGGCCGGTGGCCCTGCAGCCGGAGGTGGACTTTCCGGAGTCGCCCGACGACTTCGTGTCGCCGGAGGCGGCGCCCCTGACGGAGACCTGGGCCGCGATGGAGGCCCTCAAGAAAGACGGGCTCGTCCGCCACATCGGCGTCTCGAACTTCAGCGTGCCGAACCTGCAGATGATCTTGGATGCGGGCGAGGTCCGGCCGGAGATGAACCAGGTGGAGATGCACCCCTACCTGCCCCAGCCCGAGCTGGTGTCGTTCGCCGAGGACCACAACATCCCCATCACCGCCTACTCCCCCCTCGGCTCCGGCGACCGCCCCGACGCCATGAAGGCCGACGACGAGCCGACACTCATGGCGAACCCCACGATCAACGACATTGCGGACCGCCACGGCGTGTCGCCCGCTCAGGTGCTCCTCCAGTGGGGCGTGGCGCGGGGCACAGTGGTCATCCCGAAGTCGACGACCCCGGCCCACATCAAAGACAACCTGGCCGCCGCCGACCTCAACCTGTCGGCCGACGAGCTCGAGACCATCGACAACCTCGACCCGAAGTATCGCTACCTCGCCGGCGCCGCCTGGACCATGGAGGGCAGTCCGTACACGCAGGCCGGCCTGTGGGGCGAGAAGCAAATTCGTTAG
- a CDS encoding threo-3-hydroxy-L-aspartate ammonia-lyase has translation MSTPSTASSPAVTYADVAAAARRLDDVVHRTPVMTSRTVDHRVGADVLFKCENVQRTGAFKIRGGYNAVSQLPAAAKERGVVTYSSGNHAQAVALAGRLLGVDTTIIMPETAPQVKLDATRGYGAEVVEYDPTETVREELGRRLAAERGLTLVPPYDHPDVVAGQGTVGDELFDQAGALDVLLVCCGGGGLLSGCALAARHHAPDCTVIGVEPAAGDDATRSFHSGELQTVETPDTVADGARTPYLGEVTFPLVLEHADDMVTVSDAALVRAMHLLWERTKMVVEPTGALGAAALLDGVVPGNDRRIGVVVSGGNVDLSRAHALFEQYDLE, from the coding sequence ATGTCGACTCCCTCGACCGCCTCCTCCCCCGCCGTCACCTACGCCGACGTCGCCGCCGCGGCCCGGCGCCTCGACGACGTGGTGCACCGGACGCCCGTCATGACCTCCCGCACCGTCGACCACCGCGTGGGCGCCGACGTGCTCTTCAAGTGCGAGAATGTCCAGCGCACCGGCGCCTTCAAGATTCGGGGCGGGTACAACGCCGTCTCGCAGTTGCCGGCGGCGGCCAAGGAGCGGGGCGTCGTTACCTACTCCTCCGGCAACCACGCCCAGGCGGTGGCGCTGGCGGGCCGCCTCCTCGGCGTGGACACGACGATCATCATGCCGGAGACCGCCCCGCAGGTGAAGCTCGACGCGACCCGCGGCTACGGAGCGGAGGTGGTCGAGTACGACCCGACCGAGACGGTCCGCGAAGAGTTGGGACGGCGCCTCGCGGCGGAGCGCGGGCTCACGCTCGTGCCGCCCTACGACCACCCGGACGTGGTGGCCGGGCAGGGCACCGTGGGCGACGAGCTGTTCGACCAGGCGGGCGCCCTCGACGTGCTGCTCGTGTGCTGCGGGGGCGGCGGGCTGCTGTCCGGCTGTGCCCTGGCGGCGCGGCACCACGCCCCCGACTGCACCGTCATCGGGGTGGAGCCGGCGGCCGGCGACGACGCGACACGGTCCTTCCACAGCGGCGAGCTGCAGACGGTGGAGACCCCCGACACGGTGGCCGACGGGGCGCGGACGCCCTACCTCGGCGAGGTAACGTTCCCGCTCGTGCTGGAGCACGCGGACGACATGGTCACCGTCTCGGACGCCGCCCTCGTCCGGGCGATGCACCTGCTCTGGGAGCGGACGAAAATGGTGGTGGAGCCGACCGGCGCGCTGGGCGCCGCGGCCCTGCTCGACGGGGTCGTGCCCGGCAACGACCGCCGGATCGGGGTCGTCGTGAGCGGGGGCAACGTCGACCTCTCCCGGGCCCACGCCCTGTTCGAGCAGTACGACCTCGAATGA
- a CDS encoding CIA30 family protein, translating to MTAPPLFDFSSPAPDAPDDWRSVDDPVMGGVSESKFVAGEDHAVFTGTVSLDRGGGFASVRAPERTYDLSDHAGLHLRLRGDGKHYWFTAYTEAGRSVSYRTSLAPTTEWTTLEVPFDTLTPYRRGSEVPDAPSFAPAQVRTMGFLIADEQAGPFRLEVAWIRAGLAPSA from the coding sequence ATGACCGCACCCCCCCTGTTCGACTTCTCGTCTCCGGCGCCCGACGCCCCGGACGACTGGCGCAGCGTCGACGACCCGGTGATGGGGGGCGTCTCCGAAAGCAAGTTCGTGGCGGGCGAGGACCACGCCGTGTTCACCGGGACGGTGTCGCTGGACCGCGGCGGGGGCTTTGCCTCCGTGCGCGCGCCGGAGCGCACCTACGACCTGAGCGACCACGCGGGCCTCCACCTCCGCCTCCGGGGCGATGGGAAGCACTACTGGTTCACGGCGTACACCGAGGCGGGCCGTTCGGTCAGCTACCGAACCTCCCTCGCCCCAACAACGGAGTGGACCACCCTGGAGGTGCCGTTCGACACCCTGACCCCGTACCGTCGCGGCAGCGAGGTCCCCGACGCGCCCTCGTTCGCCCCCGCCCAGGTCCGGACAATGGGGTTCTTGATTGCCGACGAGCAGGCCGGCCCGTTTCGGCTGGAGGTGGCCTGGATCCGGGCCGGCCTTGCCCCTTCGGCCTAA
- a CDS encoding putative porin, whose amino-acid sequence MPSALRLVLRLPFGPLLVVGVALGAALGPVRGARAQADTTDAAPPDTLRRPLADTAATRRPSDTTGARPESLRPLPAPPPLYGRVRADSLPGRRPPVSVEMMLAEQPGSFLYDLGEYGWPHGWSPRGLAPHRVHLWSDGFPLDDPLTGRARFELLPPSFLGPPRTGLDPGGGAVGVHTTWRNYAPKRPVTELRYRFDRDGLHAIEVGHSQKRRLDLFGRPGVLHLTFGYGGRKADGIYNGSALRTERRIWGRLRYLTNDWTVELSDRATRYRIGAHGGATPRSGLSIYALPLAAANVRRPDDRRKTTRNDLTARLQGPLVPGLSRPTTVAARWTSHTFDFRSTGGEADTTWTVPVTGGHVRARQSLRAGPHHLTAHLRGSLWRVGDTNLPALDGRRGAAHVLLQDSLRLGRSDLMLNVGGHLTSQQRYPSVTARVRRPAGPVQLSASVRATGQRSAWIEDDGFASHVQPLSAGRGGIADRMLEGTVGARTQVGPFNLGVTGFAHRIRNAVDLYAVAPGDSVATTITNQAAARQTSSPVHRVGATASLGWREDARRGLYATGHGTLLQTLNADASPLHARLAQTLPTAFGRARMGARFVLFNDLTTDLYVQGRGWGVMNSRWFHPPTGRLVVPPRTSALPATSGGRIGPSGTVDVRAEVQFRSATLFFTFQNVQAGTQLQPGTFVTPVYPLPPRQFRFGVFWPIFN is encoded by the coding sequence ATGCCCTCCGCCCTCCGCCTGGTTTTGCGCCTGCCGTTCGGCCCCCTTCTCGTCGTGGGCGTGGCGCTGGGGGCCGCGCTGGGTCCAGTCCGGGGCGCACGGGCACAGGCGGACACGACCGACGCCGCCCCCCCGGACACGCTTCGGCGTCCGCTCGCCGACACCGCCGCCACCCGCCGCCCGTCCGACACGACCGGGGCCCGCCCGGAATCGCTGCGCCCCCTGCCGGCCCCGCCGCCGCTGTACGGCCGCGTGCGCGCCGACTCTCTGCCGGGCCGGCGCCCCCCCGTGAGCGTGGAGATGATGCTCGCCGAGCAGCCGGGAAGCTTCCTCTACGACCTCGGGGAGTACGGGTGGCCCCACGGCTGGAGCCCGCGCGGCCTGGCCCCCCACCGCGTCCACCTCTGGTCGGACGGCTTTCCGCTTGACGACCCCCTCACGGGCCGCGCTCGGTTTGAGCTGCTGCCGCCCTCCTTTTTGGGCCCGCCCCGCACGGGCCTCGATCCGGGGGGCGGCGCCGTCGGCGTGCACACCACGTGGCGGAACTACGCCCCCAAACGGCCGGTCACCGAGCTGCGGTACCGGTTCGACCGGGACGGGCTGCACGCGATCGAGGTCGGCCACTCCCAGAAGCGTCGCCTCGACCTCTTCGGGCGGCCTGGGGTGCTCCACCTGACGTTCGGGTACGGCGGCCGGAAGGCCGACGGGATCTACAACGGCAGCGCCCTGCGGACCGAGCGGCGCATCTGGGGGCGCCTGCGCTACCTCACAAACGACTGGACCGTCGAGCTGTCGGACCGGGCGACGCGCTACCGCATCGGCGCCCACGGCGGTGCCACCCCGCGCTCCGGGCTCTCGATCTACGCCCTCCCCCTCGCGGCCGCCAACGTCCGCCGGCCGGACGATCGGCGCAAGACGACACGCAATGACCTGACGGCCCGCCTGCAGGGGCCGCTGGTGCCGGGGCTGTCCCGCCCGACGACCGTGGCGGCCCGCTGGACCTCCCACACCTTTGATTTCCGCTCCACCGGGGGCGAGGCCGACACGACCTGGACCGTCCCGGTGACCGGCGGGCACGTCCGGGCCCGGCAGTCGCTGCGGGCCGGGCCCCACCACCTGACGGCACACCTCCGCGGGTCCCTGTGGCGGGTCGGCGACACCAACCTGCCGGCCCTCGACGGACGCCGGGGCGCCGCCCACGTTCTTCTTCAAGACTCCCTTCGCCTGGGGCGGTCCGACCTGATGCTCAACGTGGGCGGCCACCTCACGTCCCAGCAGCGCTACCCCTCGGTCACGGCCCGGGTCCGGCGCCCGGCCGGGCCCGTCCAGCTCTCCGCCTCCGTGAGGGCCACCGGCCAGCGCAGCGCCTGGATCGAGGACGACGGGTTTGCGTCGCACGTCCAGCCCCTGTCCGCGGGGCGCGGCGGGATCGCCGACCGGATGCTGGAGGGCACCGTCGGGGCCCGCACGCAGGTCGGCCCCTTCAACCTCGGGGTGACCGGGTTTGCCCATCGCATCCGAAATGCCGTCGACCTGTACGCCGTGGCGCCGGGGGACTCTGTGGCGACGACGATCACCAATCAGGCGGCCGCCCGCCAGACGTCGTCCCCCGTCCATCGGGTGGGGGCGACCGCCTCGCTCGGGTGGCGCGAGGACGCGCGGCGGGGCCTGTACGCCACCGGCCACGGCACGCTTCTGCAAACCCTGAACGCCGACGCGTCCCCCCTCCACGCCCGCCTCGCCCAGACCCTGCCCACGGCGTTTGGGCGGGCGCGGATGGGGGCGCGGTTCGTGCTGTTCAACGACCTGACGACGGACCTCTACGTGCAGGGGCGGGGGTGGGGCGTGATGAACAGCCGGTGGTTTCATCCGCCGACCGGGCGCCTCGTCGTGCCCCCCCGGACCTCCGCCCTGCCCGCGACCTCCGGGGGACGCATCGGGCCGAGCGGAACCGTCGACGTGCGGGCCGAGGTGCAGTTTCGCAGCGCGACGCTTTTTTTTACATTCCAAAACGTGCAGGCCGGCACCCAACTGCAGCCGGGCACCTTCGTGACGCCCGTCTACCCCCTTCCCCCTCGGCAATTCCGGTTCGGCGTATTCTGGCCGATCTTCAACTGA
- the metE gene encoding 5-methyltetrahydropteroyltriglutamate--homocysteine S-methyltransferase — translation MATASNLGYPRIGAHRELKRAVEGYWKGDLTKDELRDSAQALRESHWATQQELGLDVVPSNDFSYYDQVLDACAMVGAVPERFPWDGTEVDLDTYFAMARGLQEKDLEGEESGVQAMEMTKWFDTNYHYIVPEFSHDTTFSLSSTKVIDEYEEAKAQGVDTRPVVIGPVSFLLLGKTQADDLDALDLLDDLLPVYAEVLQELADAGCEAVQLDEPNLVLDLSDAERAALDQAYEALADAADIELHVATYFGGLEDNLPTALGLPIDVLHLDLTRGEEQLDEALDHGVPDDLALSLGVIDGRNVWRADLDALLGTVETATRALGTDRVLVGPSCSLLHVPVDLDTEPGLSDEMKTWFAFATQKIEEIVALAERADGHEDATEALFEKSRRAHAARAESDWINDAAVQDRVAGIDAAMTERDSPHSSRSPLQREALDLPTLPTTTIGSFPQTDDMRRMRAQYKKDDISKDEYEAFIEEQIADTIAAQEEIGLDVLVHGEPERGDMVEHFGRQLDGFLFTENGWVQSYGTRCVRPPIIAGDVSRPEPMTTRWLSYANEQTDTPVKGMLTGPVTMLQWSFVRDDQSRAETCRQIALAIRDEVLDLEDVGIQAIQIDEPAFREGLPLREHQWDDYLNWAVECFRLASSGVRDETQIHTHMCYSEFNDIIEAIADMDADVISVEASRSKMELLDSFDAFDYPNEIGPGVYDIHSPRVPSVEEMEELIRTALDALEPSQMWVNPDCGLKTRRWVEVQPALENMVQAAENVRERATA, via the coding sequence ATGGCGACGGCAAGCAATCTCGGCTATCCCCGAATCGGCGCGCACCGCGAGCTCAAGCGGGCCGTGGAAGGATACTGGAAGGGGGACCTCACGAAAGACGAGCTCCGCGATTCGGCCCAGGCCCTCCGCGAATCGCACTGGGCGACCCAGCAGGAGCTGGGGCTCGACGTCGTGCCCTCCAACGACTTCTCCTACTACGACCAGGTGCTCGACGCCTGCGCGATGGTCGGCGCCGTGCCCGAGCGCTTCCCGTGGGACGGCACCGAGGTGGACCTCGACACCTACTTCGCCATGGCGCGCGGCCTGCAGGAGAAGGACCTGGAGGGCGAGGAGTCGGGCGTGCAGGCGATGGAGATGACGAAGTGGTTCGACACGAACTACCACTACATCGTCCCCGAGTTTTCCCACGACACGACGTTCTCGCTGTCGTCGACGAAGGTGATCGACGAGTACGAGGAGGCGAAGGCCCAGGGCGTGGACACGCGGCCCGTCGTGATCGGGCCGGTGTCGTTCCTGCTGCTCGGCAAGACGCAGGCGGACGACCTCGACGCGCTCGACCTGCTCGACGACCTGCTGCCGGTCTACGCCGAGGTGCTGCAGGAGCTGGCCGACGCCGGCTGCGAGGCCGTGCAGCTCGACGAGCCGAACCTCGTGCTCGACCTCAGCGACGCGGAGCGCGCCGCCCTTGACCAGGCCTACGAGGCGCTCGCCGACGCCGCCGACATTGAGCTCCACGTCGCCACGTACTTCGGCGGCCTGGAGGACAACCTGCCCACGGCGCTGGGCCTGCCGATCGACGTGCTGCACCTCGACCTCACGCGGGGCGAAGAGCAGCTGGACGAGGCCCTCGACCACGGCGTCCCGGACGACCTGGCGCTGTCGCTCGGCGTCATCGACGGCCGCAACGTGTGGCGGGCCGACCTCGACGCCCTGCTCGGCACCGTGGAGACGGCCACCCGTGCCCTCGGCACCGACCGCGTGCTGGTGGGGCCGTCCTGCTCGCTGCTCCACGTGCCGGTCGACCTCGACACGGAGCCGGGCCTGAGCGACGAGATGAAGACCTGGTTCGCCTTCGCCACGCAGAAGATTGAAGAGATCGTGGCGCTGGCCGAGCGGGCCGACGGCCACGAGGACGCCACGGAGGCCCTCTTCGAAAAAAGCCGACGGGCGCACGCGGCCCGCGCCGAGTCCGACTGGATCAACGACGCCGCGGTGCAGGACCGCGTCGCGGGCATCGACGCCGCCATGACCGAGCGCGACTCGCCCCACTCCAGCCGCAGCCCCCTCCAGCGCGAGGCCCTCGACCTGCCGACGCTGCCGACCACCACGATCGGGTCCTTCCCGCAGACCGACGACATGCGCCGGATGCGCGCCCAGTACAAGAAGGACGACATCTCGAAGGACGAGTACGAGGCCTTCATCGAGGAGCAGATTGCCGACACCATCGCCGCCCAGGAGGAGATTGGGCTCGACGTGCTCGTCCACGGGGAGCCCGAGCGGGGGGACATGGTCGAGCACTTCGGCCGCCAGCTCGACGGCTTCCTCTTTACCGAGAACGGCTGGGTGCAGAGCTACGGCACCCGCTGTGTGCGGCCGCCGATCATCGCCGGCGACGTGAGCCGCCCGGAGCCGATGACCACCCGCTGGCTCTCCTACGCCAACGAGCAGACGGACACGCCGGTGAAGGGCATGCTGACCGGCCCGGTGACGATGCTGCAGTGGTCGTTCGTGCGCGACGACCAGTCGCGCGCCGAGACGTGCCGCCAGATCGCGCTTGCCATCCGCGACGAGGTGCTCGACCTCGAAGACGTGGGCATCCAGGCCATCCAGATCGACGAGCCCGCCTTCCGCGAGGGACTGCCCCTCCGCGAGCACCAGTGGGACGACTATCTCAACTGGGCCGTCGAATGCTTCCGGCTCGCCTCCAGTGGGGTCCGCGACGAGACGCAGATCCACACCCACATGTGCTACTCGGAGTTCAACGACATCATCGAGGCGATCGCCGACATGGACGCCGACGTGATCTCCGTGGAGGCGTCCCGCTCGAAGATGGAGCTGCTCGACTCGTTCGACGCGTTCGACTACCCGAATGAGATTGGGCCGGGCGTCTACGACATCCACTCCCCCCGCGTGCCGTCGGTGGAGGAGATGGAGGAGCTCATCCGGACGGCGCTCGACGCGCTGGAGCCGTCGCAGATGTGGGTCAACCCCGACTGCGGCCTCAAGACGCGCCGCTGGGTCGAGGTGCAGCCCGCGCTCGAAAACATGGTCCAGGCCGCCGAGAACGTCCGCGAGCGGGCGACGGCGTAA
- a CDS encoding deoxynucleoside kinase, with protein sequence MDDTPADAPESPKHVAISGNIGAGKTALTKVLGEYYGWETVFEQVDDNPYLTDFYNDMRRWSFNLQVFFLSKRFEQLQRIEEGETSVVQDRSIYEDAHIFARNLYEMGHMSARDYDNYTDLFTIMTSYLQPPSLLIYLRASVPTLVDHIQQRGREFESTIRIDYLERLQGHYEEWIANYERGPKLIIDVDELDFVGEEEDRRMVLNQIESRLFGLFPDE encoded by the coding sequence ATGGACGACACGCCCGCAGACGCCCCCGAATCCCCGAAACATGTGGCCATCTCCGGCAACATCGGCGCCGGAAAGACGGCCCTCACCAAAGTGCTCGGGGAATACTACGGGTGGGAAACGGTGTTCGAGCAGGTCGACGACAACCCGTACCTCACCGACTTCTACAACGACATGCGCCGGTGGTCCTTCAACCTGCAGGTCTTTTTCCTGTCCAAGCGGTTCGAGCAGCTGCAGCGGATCGAAGAGGGGGAGACGTCCGTCGTGCAGGATCGCTCCATCTACGAGGACGCGCACATTTTTGCCCGGAACCTCTACGAAATGGGGCACATGAGCGCCCGGGACTACGACAATTACACGGACCTGTTCACCATCATGACGTCCTACCTCCAGCCGCCGTCGCTGCTTATCTACCTGCGGGCGTCGGTGCCCACCCTGGTCGATCACATTCAACAGCGCGGCCGGGAGTTCGAGTCGACGATCCGCATCGACTACCTGGAGCGCCTGCAGGGGCACTACGAGGAGTGGATCGCGAACTACGAGCGCGGCCCCAAGCTCATCATCGACGTGGACGAGCTGGACTTCGTGGGGGAGGAGGAGGACCGACGGATGGTGCTGAACCAGATCGAGAGCCGGCTCTTCGGCCTGTTCCCGGACGAATAA